One window from the genome of Montipora foliosa isolate CH-2021 chromosome 5, ASM3666993v2, whole genome shotgun sequence encodes:
- the LOC138002999 gene encoding uncharacterized protein, whose product MQYITVDQIIRMISSYGLGALIAKFDVEAAYRNIAVHPSDRYLLGMRWRKHYYVDLALPFGLRSAPYIFNSVADMVEWILLHTHNVSALLHYLDDFITAGPPDTNQCAENLATSIAVCRSLGLPLHPDKCIGPSTRLVVLGIELDSVAQVACLPSDKLLALQVLLQSWRNRRWCTRRKLESLIGHLHYAAKVVWPGRTFLRRMINLLRCFRKRDHPIRLNSEFHLDLQWWLQFLSSWHGIYFWLFPGMSATPDLEVTSDASSSLGFGAYFNGEWFSGAWVSSQASHSIAYKELFPIIIAAHVWGPHFARRHVSTPGSVASSVHSTSSPGRIDRLSLERQCQFLLAHGLADSTRRSYASGQWKFVNFCAHLGKLHPSGSPCPTDEWTLCLFATFLAGSVQHSSIKVYLSAVRALHIEEGFPDPLVNCLRLQRVLRGIKRTQGSPEAQRLPITDHILMIIFRSLDLSIFDHCMFWAACNLAYFGFLRSAEFTVLNLASFTPALHLSVGDISVDSDANPSCLRVRIKASKTDPFRKGCFVHIGRGRFPLCALQAVLAYLAVRGNSGGPLFLFQDGRPLTRAVLTARLREILAGAGVSGNFSSHSFRIGAAMVAARNGIPDHLIQALGRWCSSAYQLYIRTPSESLASLSSHLASGSVGS is encoded by the exons ATGCAATACATCACGGTTGATCAGATCATTCGTATGATCTCAAGCTATGGCTTAGGTGCCCTGATTGCTAAATTCGATGTTGAGGCAGCCTACCGCAACATAGCTGTCCATCCATCTGATCGATATCTCTTGGGTATGAGATGGCGGAAGCACTATTATGTTGATTTAGCGTTACCATTTGGCCTCCGCTCTGCTCCTTATATTTTCAATTCTGTGGCGGACATGGTGGAGTGGATTCTCCTACATACACACAATGTTTCTGCGCTGTTACATTATTTAGACGATTTTATTACTGCAGGACCGCCGGATACTAACCAATGTGCTGAGAACTTAGCCACTTCCATAGCTGTTTGCCGCTCCTTAGGACTTCCACTCCACCCGGATAAGTGCATTGGCCCGTCCACGCGTTTAGTTGTTTTGGGCATTGAGTTAGACTCAGTGGCTCAGGTGGCCTGCCTCCCCTCGGACAAGCTCCTTGCTTTACAGGTGCTGCTGCAGTCGTGGCGGAATCGTCGCTGGTGTACTCGGCGCAAACTGGAGTCCCTCATTGGCCACTTACATTATGCCGCCAAGGTCGTGTGGCCCGGTCGTACCTTCCTGCGTCGTATGATCAATCTGCTCCGGTGTTTTCGTAAACGGGACCATCCAATCCGCCTGAATTCTGAATTTCACCTGGATCTTCAGTGGTGGCTTCAGTTTTTGTCCTCTTGGCATGGCATCTATTTTTGGTTGTTTCCCGGCATGTCGGCCACCCCTGACCTCGAAGTTACATCGGACGCTTCCAGTTCCCTTGGCTTTGGTGCTTACTTCAATGGGGAGTGGTTCAGCGGCGCATGGGTTTCTTCTCAAGCCTCTCACTCTATCGCCTATAAAGAGTTGTTCCCGATTATCATTGCCGCTCATGTTTGGGGGCCCCACTTCGCCAGGCGCCAC GTTAGCACCCCAGGCTCAGTCGCTTCCAGTGTCCATTCCACCTCATCTCCTGGAAGAATTGATCGGCTCTCATTAGAGCGGCAGTGCCAGTTCCTGTTAGCCCATGGTTTGGCTGACTCCACCCGGAGATCTTACGCATCTGGCCAGTGGAAATTTGTCAACTTCTGTGCGCATTTGGGCAAGTTGCATCCCAGTGGCTCCCCGTGCCCCACCGATGAATGGACATTGTGCCTCTTTGCCACTTTTCTGGCGGGATCGGTTCAGCACTCTTCGATCAAAGTTTACCTTTCAGCAGTTCGTGCCCTGCATATCGAAGAAGGCTTCCCAGACCCTCTGGTGAACTGTCTACGTTTGCAGCGGGTTCTTCGTGGGATCAAACGGACCCAAGGTTCCCCTGAGGCTCAGCGCCTTCCTATTACGGATCACATTTTGATGATCATCTTTAGGTCTTtggatttatcaatttttgacCACTGCATGTTTTGGGCCGCCTGCAACCTAGCATATTTCGGCTTCCTCCGATCTGCTGAATTTACTGTTCTTAATTTGGCTAGTTTCACCCCGGCACTCCACTTAAGTGTCGGTGACATTTCAGTAGACTCTGACGCCAATCCTTCCTGCCTGCGCGTGCGGATTAAAGCCTCCAAGACTGACCCTTTTCGGAAAGGCTGCTTTGTCCACATTGGCCGGGGACGCTTTCCTCTGTGCGCCCTTCAAGCTGTTTTGGCCTATTTGGCTGTGAGAGGGAACTCGGGTGGCcctctctttcttttccaggATGGTCGGCCCCTAACTCGCGCTGTCCTCACTGCTCGTCTCAGAGAAATCCTTGCTGGAGCAGGTGTGTCGGGCAATTTCTCCAGTCACAGTTTTCGCATTGGTGCGGCCATGGTGGCAGCTCGCAACGGCATCCCCGATCACCTTATTCAGGCCTTGGGTCGTTGGTGTAGTTCAGCTTACCAGTTGTACATTCGCACTCCATCCGAGTCATTGGCTTCCCTCTCTTCTCATCTCGCGTCTGGCTCAGTTGGCTCGTGA
- the LOC138004316 gene encoding piggyBac transposable element-derived protein 4-like, which translates to MAARLVQPMEISREEYDNIFGSSDEEINNEDSDIDVSELEDESDENDESGSESASGSESESDEARDVFKKLFNDEILNVIVRETNRYARQKLAGDALDKWQDVTLEEIKAFLGVSVVMGVNILPSISDYWSSNQFLGNEGIQKVMTKNRYENISRFFHFSDSSVEPRRGEDGYDRLYKVRPILSHFNAKIQELYKPGKNISVDEAMIGFKGRLSFRQYMPAKPTKYGIKIWMAADASNGFVINHEVYLGKQRGRVLVNGLGYSVVMELMNPFLNKNHHVYFDNFFSSPKLLEDLQNEGTYACSTVRAGRVGLPPSSRRKLKREGEMICEQKGNLVYTKWHDKRDVNILSTNFDPLEPKTVKERRKNNGDVVHVEKPACVDLYNTSMGGVDRSDQLRSYYSACRPSKKWYKYLFWFIFDVSLVNSFIIFKKNVDRRGRRTLVNFRLALATQLIAGFSSRSENRKRTMKAASVEATTTPENAPGHFIIRREGNARKRHCVQCKKDGRKTSSNRAKETIYECAQCGIALCKDPCFLRFHSL; encoded by the exons ATGGCGGCACGTTTGGTTCAACCTATGGAGATTTCAAGGGAAGAATATGACAATATTTTCGGTAGTTCAGATGAAGAAATTAACAACGAAGACTCAGATATTGATGTTAGTGAATTAGAAGATGAAAGCGATGAAAATGATGAGAGTGGAAGCGAGAGTGCGAGTGGAAGCGAGAGCGAAAGTGATGAAGCG AGAGACGTATTTAAAAAGCTTTTTAATGATGAAATACTCAATGTTATTGTGAGAGAAACAAACCGCTATGCTCGGCAAAAACTGGCAGGCGACGCGCTCGACAAATGGCAAGATGTGACCCTTgaggaaataaaagcttttcTCGGTGTATCTGTTGTGATGGGTGTAAATATTCTTCCATCTATTTCCGATTACTGGTCAAGTAATCAATTTTTAGGGAATGAAGGAATACAAAAAGTGATGACCAAAAATCGCTATGAAAATATCAgcagattttttcatttcagtgaTTCATCAGTTGAACCAAGGCGAGGAGAAGACGGCTACGATCGACTCTATAAAGTTCGACCAATTTTGTCACATTTCAATGCAAAAATTCAAGAACTTTACAAACCTGGAAAAAACATATCGGTAGATGAAGCGATGATAGGTTTTAAAGGAAGGCTATCTTTTCGCCAATATATGCCAGCAAAGCCAACTAAATATGGTATAAAAATCTGGATGGCGGCCGATGCTTCGAATGGCTTCGTCATCAATCACGAAGTTTACCTTGGTAAACAACGTGGACGTGTCCTTGTGAATGGCCTCGGATATAGTGTTGTTATGGAATTGATGAATCCATTTCTTAACAAAAATCACCATGTGTATTTtgataactttttttcttctcccAAATTGTTGGAAGATCTTCAGAACGAAGGAACATACGCTTGTTCTACAGTTCGTGCTGGTCGTGTCGGATTACCGCCATCTTCGCGTCGAAAGCTAAAGAGAGAAGGTGAAATGATTTGCGAGCAGAAAGGCAACCTTGTTTACACGAAATGGCATGATAAACGTGatgtaaatattttatcaaCCAATTTTGACCCCCTTGAGCCAAAAACTGTAAAAGAAAGACGGAAAAACAATGGAGATGTAGTGCATGTTGAGAAACCAGCATGTGTAGATTTGTACAACACGAGCATGGGAGGCGTTGATCGCTCTGATCAACTCCGCTCTTACTATAGTGCTTGCCGACCCTCCAAAAAGTGGTACAAGTACTTATTCTGGTTTATTTTTGATGTCTCTCTAGTTAACTCGTttatcattttcaaaaaaaatgtcGACAGAAGGGGAAGAAGGACTCTTGTCAACTTTCGCCTTGCACTTGCAACACAGCTCATTGCTGGGTTTTCTAGTCGATCGGAGAACAGGAAGCGCACTATGAAAGCAGCTTCTGTAGAAGCTACAACTACTCCTGAGAATGCCCCAGGTCATTTTATCATTCGACGGGAAGGAAATGCTAGAAAGAGGCACTGTGTTCAATGCAAGAAAGACGGAAGAAAGACCTCAAGTAATCGAGCGAAGGAGACCATCTATGAGTGTGCTCAATGTGGTATTGCTTTGTGCAAGGATCCTTGTTTTCTTCGGTTTCATTCTTTATAG